A genomic stretch from Plasmodium reichenowi strain SY57 chromosome 4, whole genome shotgun sequence includes:
- a CDS encoding hypothetical protein (conserved Plasmodium protein, unknown function), with translation MENNRYAQNIHFKGFNERNKNYLIVQEKKNLQDCNNNLLELSKNIIPIKNYKEETTYSKLRVVNNMNTANNTVSYGPLNNNNNNNNNNNNNYVSTISNPLKFNNMSGIYRNDSLLYVNSSVNNMDNMDNMNNMNNMDNMNNMNNMNNMNNMNNMNNMNNMNNMNNMNNMNNMNNLSNINNNNNNNNNNNNNICCNNMNEKSFKINNNSLSNNMSKGKIYSNIFHDKKNEDKNFERNNFHMNSFNKNRNVNNMYKNDFICSNVNNENVMINTNQQNRNFLNKHIDNSSNNNNMSSMNNIKNNLNNFINNSNILMNKNVLSQGKSIILNHFCEPNTEPLKKNTVDLLNNNNNNVNNVNSMNNVNSMNNMNNMNSMNNMNSMNNMNSMNNQNTLLKNFNNSISSNNLHNKNRNHLNFMNNMNSYNNIPINVDNSNVLNNNHVGNKIINMSTKVNGAIERLNVSTYNNNQNNMLCSKLVHQVPSSTMDMNLRNLSKSSNNMNHVNNVNSVNNVNNVNSVNSVNNVNSVNNVNSVNSVNNVNSLNNQHLVSLNCKNNSNIVIENTMKGRDMLNLDQINDKSILNNEFGSNAIVGDVVSNGNTMSLFNNSVHFVRKKIVNMNHVDNMNNYNTLNVLNNEKEGMRTILMSELPNEMIMGNNKNVGDANMVNGNVNYNNISTDNYANILKHLCTPVKNKKIENVCETMDDTLMENIDINEKNDEVNNLENVKGNNNNNNNINSNNSLVNILHNNVSENILLNDNMLGDLFQNGKYKKDNIINNNVNNNELFNINNNNNNNLISYNNNGEVYVNQENGTSNINNNNNNNNNNNNNNNINNNINNNINNNNNNNNNNNNINNNIFELKKLNLFAERKKKGDKEIDNEKKKKDNIQKCKTKVFFYINPKYIIEPLKRKIYQNMSIYIENLISDVKSIQNKDRAEILTNLHNTSWFCMIFDFDGISKLLNVFNKYLIYSDALIIPDMLLSNKTEAGTDNITTSNNNNNNNNNNNNNNNDDGDGDVNCNVQNVTHNNSSFQNHTLLNTPKQNEAFLKNMDYFFEKTDTLDLLNKKIYDYENNIIESVEKYNYLKELCNSLKKQVIMKKKKLLLLIEKAKLQNFTYKNKDLQILLDVEKKNQQQNGFQISHNNINSDNINSNNNNNSNNNNNSNINYDNNSTFPLNNEYYHIFKQIDEGLKYLKKYSSVILSNQDMHDHIKNEEDIQNFYESSISTEDHSCDHNINDERRKREKSDDDENSDDDDHHHEHDDDDDHDDDHHHDNINHDNEQGHTDQQYEQENKKHLDNKYLDGVSNMHISTNKHKRKSVHYKENDFLKMQNVGDDLNNKETIKKRKTIKQIKNLQWEKENNEEWVDEFLEDF, from the coding sequence atggaaaataatagatatgcacaaaatatacatttcaAAGGGTTTAATGAAAGAAACaagaattatttaatagttcaagagaaaaaaaatttacaagattgtaataataaccTTTTAGAATTATcgaaaaatataatacctataaaaaattataaggAAGAAACTACTTATAGTAAATTAAGAGTAGTAAATAACATGAACACTGCAAATAATACAGTATCTTATGGTCCtttgaataataataataataataataataataataataataattatgtaaGTACTATATCAAATCCTTTAAAgtttaataatatgagTGGTATATATAGAAATGATAGCTTGTTGTATGTAAACAGCAGtgtaaataatatggataatatggataatatgaataatatgaataatatggataACATGAATAacatgaataatatgaataacaTGAATAACATGAACAACATGAATAACATGAACAACATGAATAACATGAACAACATGAATAACATGAACAACATGAATAACTtaagtaatataaataataataataataataataataataataataataacatttgttgtaacaatatgaatgaaaaatcgttcaaaataaataacaacTCCTTAAGTAATAACATGAGTAAAgggaaaatatattcaaacATATTTcatgataaaaaaaatgaagataagAATTTTGAGAGGAACAATTTCCATATGAATTcctttaataaaaataggaatgtaaataatatgtataagaatgattttatatgttctaatgtaaataatgaaaatgttATGATAAATACGAATCAACAGAATcgtaattttttaaataagCACATAGataatagtagtaataataataacatgtCTTCgatgaataatattaaaaataacttaaacaattttataaacaattcaaatattttaatgaaCAAAAATGTGTTAAGCCAAGGTAAAAGTATCATACTTAACCATTTTTGTGAACCTAATACGGAACCtttgaaaaaaaacacaGTGGACCTTTTaaacaacaataataataatgtgaataatgtgaatagtatgaataatgtgaatagtatgaataatatgaataatatgaatagtatgaataatatgaatagtatgaataatatgaatagtATGAATAATCAAAATACTTTGTTGAAAAATTTTAACAACTCCAttagtagtaataatttacataataaaaacaggaatcatttaaattttatgaataatatgaactcatataataatattcctATAAATGTTGATAATTCCAATGTGCTGAATAATAACCACGTGggaaataaaattataaatatgtcTACAAAAGTAAATGGAGCAATCGAAAGGTTAAATGTTTCTACCTACAACAACAATCAGAATAATATGTTATGTAGTAAGTTGGTGCATCAGGTCCCTTCCTCGACCATGGATATGAATCTTAGAAACTTGTCTAAATCAAGCAACAATATGAATCATGTGAATAATGTGAATAGTGTTaataatgtgaataatGTGAATAGTGTGAATAGTGTGAATAATGTGAATAGTGTGAATAATGTGAATAGTGTGAATAGTGTTAATAATGTGAATAGTTTGAATAATCAACATTTAGTTAGTTTAAATTGTAAGAACAACTCCAACATAGTTATAGAAAACACAATGAAAGGAAGGGATATGCTTAACTTGGAtcaaataaatgataaatccattttaaataatgaatttGGGAGTAATGCTATCGTAGGAGATGTTGTTTCTAACGGGAATACTATGAGTTTGTTTAATAATAGTGTGCATTTtgtaagaaaaaaaattgtaaaCATGAATCATGTTGATAAcatgaataattataacacgttaaatgttttaaataatgaaaaggaAGGAATGAGGACCATCTTAATGTCAGAATTACCAAATGAAATGATTATgggaaataataaaaatgtagGTGATGCTAATATGGTGAACGGTAatgtaaattataataacattaGTACAGATAATTATgctaatatattaaaacatttatGTACACCTGTTAAGAATAAGAAGATAGAGAATGTGTGTGAAACTATGGACGACACTTTGATGGAAAATATTGatattaatgaaaagaatGATGAAGTAAATAATTTGGAAAATGTCAAAGGaaacaacaacaataataataacatcaatagtaataatagtttggtaaatattttacataataatgTGAGCGAAAATATACTTTTAAACGATAATATGCTGGGTGATTTATTTCAAAATggtaaatataaaaaggataacataataaacaataatgtaaataataatgaactctttaatattaataataataataataataatcttatatcttataataataatggtGAAGTTTATGTAAATCAAGAAAATGGAACATccaatattaataataacaataataataataataataataataataataataatattaataataatattaataataatattaataataacaataataataataataataataacaatattaataataatatctttGAATTGAAAAAATTGAACTTATTTGCGgagagaaaaaaaaagggagataaagaaatagataatgaaaaaaaaaaaaaagataatatacaaaaatgCAAAACTAAAgtattcttttatataaatcctaaatatattattgaacctttaaaaaggaaaatttATCAAAACATGTCTATTTATATTGAAAATTTAATTAGTGATGTGAAATCAAttcaaaataaagatagagcagaaatattaacaaaTCTACATAACACATCATGGTTTTGTATGATTTTCGATTTTGATGGTATTAGTAAATTACTTAatgtttttaataaatatttaatatattcgGATGCTCTGATTATACCTGATATGTTATTATCTAATAAGACAGAAGCAGGAACGGACAATATCACAACATcgaataataataataataataataataataataataataataataatgatgatggTGATGGTGATGTAAATTGTAATGTACAAAATGTTACtcataataattcttcttTTCAAAATCATACTTTATTAAATACTCCTAAACAAAATGAAgcatttttaaaaaacatggattatttttttgaaaaaacAGACACATTAGacttattaaataaaaaaatatatgactatgaaaataatataatagaaAGTGTAgagaaatataattatttaaaagaattatgTAACTCTTTAAAGAAACAAGTcattatgaaaaaaaaaaaattactCTTATTAATAGAAAAAGCAAAACTTCAAAATTTTacatacaaaaataaagaCTTACAAATACTTTTAGAtgttgaaaaaaaaaatcaacAACAAAACGGGTTTCAAATAAGTcacaataatattaatagtgataatattaatagtaataataataataatagtaataataataataatagtaatattaattatgataataattcCACCTTTCCgttaaataatgaatattatCATATCTTTAAACAAATTGATGAGGGACTAAAATATCTAAAAAAATACTCCAGTGTCATTTTATCCAATCAAGATATGCATGaccatataaaaaatgaagagGACATTCAAAATTTTTACGAGTCCTCCATTTCTACAGAAGACCATAGCTGtgatcataatattaatgatgaAAGGAGAAAACGAGAAAAATCTGATGACGATGAAAATTCTGATGATGATGATCATCATCATGAACACGACGACGACGACGATCACGACGACGACCACCACCATGACAACATAAATCATGATAACGAACAAGGTCATACAGATCAGCAATATGAacaagaaaataaaaaacacCTAGATAATAAATATCTAGATGGTGTTAGTAATATGCATATATCAacaaataaacataaaaggaaaagtgttcattataaagaaaatgattttttaaaaatgcAAAATGTAGGAGACGACctaaataataaagaaaccattaaaaaaagaaaaacaataaaacaaataaaaaacttACAGTGGGAAAAGGAGAATAATGAAGAATGGGTAGATGAGTTTTTAGAGGACTTCTAA